A genomic window from Macaca mulatta isolate MMU2019108-1 chromosome 19, T2T-MMU8v2.0, whole genome shotgun sequence includes:
- the ANKRD24 gene encoding ankyrin repeat domain-containing protein 24 isoform X22, translating to MEGLRLSPTDLGSCPPCGPCPIPKPAARGRRQSQDWGKSDERLLQAVENNDAPRVATLIARKGLVPTKLDPEGKSAFHLAAMRGAASCLEVMIAHGANVMSTDGAGYNALHLAAKYGHPQCLKQLLQASCVVDVVDSSGWTALHHAVAGGCLSCSEVLCSFKAHLNPQDRSGATPLIIAAQMCHTDLCRLLLQQGAAANDQDLQGRTALMLACEGASPETVEVLLQGGAQPGITDALGQDAAHYGALAGDKLILHLLQEAAQRPSPPSEDDSGEASSQNSMSSHGKQGAPKKRKAPPPPASIPMPDDRDAYEEIVRLRQERGRLLQKIRGLEQHKERRQQESPEASSLHSLERQVQELQQLLVERQEEKESLGREVESLQSRLSLLENERENTSYDVTTLQDEEGELPDFPGAEALLSRQLSPSAQERLASLQEQVAVLTRQNQELMEKVQILENFEKDETQMEVEASAEVIPLALYDSLRAEFDQLRRQHAEALQALRQQETREVPREERAAYGESEGVGATATKNGPTHMELNGSVAPETKVNGAETTDEKAAGDETMEARTMEATSTAAEATGATATETKPTGAEVREMETVEEEANMETKPTGVQTTDTEATGVEAMGVEATKTKAEEAEVLACRVGAGQPEPPVTGTTNMEATGSRATGVEATGFGATGVENPGVEAMAPGVSAGPVLHPGAAEASEKLQVELETRIRGLEEALRQREREAAAELEAALGKCEAAEAEAGRLRERVREAEGSGASVERGGGDTAQLRAALEQAREDLRDRDSRLRELEAASACLDEARASRLLAEEEARGLRAELAQREEARLEQSRELEVLREQLATAKATGEQQRTAAAELGRARDAAEARVAELAAACEEARQGLAELREASEALRQSVVPATEHRRLQEEALELRGRAASLEQEVVATGKEAARLRAELERERVCSVALSEHERIVGVLQANVAQLEGQLEELGRRHEKTSAEVFQVQREALFMKSERHAAEAQLATAEQQLRGLRTEAERARQAQSRAQEALDKAKEKDKKITELSKEVFSLKEALKEQPAALATPEVEALRDQVKDLQQQLQEAARDHSSVVALYRSHLLYAIQGQMDEDVQQILSQILQMQRLQAQGR from the exons CTGCGGCTCAGCCCCACTGACCTTGGCTCCTGCCCGCCCTGCGGCCCCTGCCCCATCCCGAAGCCGGCAGCCAGAGGCAGGCGCCAG AGTCAAGACTGGGGCAAGAGTGACGAGAGGCTGCTACAAGCTGTGGAAAACAACGATGCACCTCGGGTGGCCACCCTCATCGCCCGCAAGGGACTGGTGCCCACGAAGCTAGACCCCGAGGGCAAGTCCGC GTTCCACCTGGCAGCCATGCGGGGTGCAGCCAGCTGTCTGGAGGTGATGATAGCTCATGGTGCCAATGTCATGAGCACAGATGGGGCAG gTTACAATGCCCTCCACCTGGCCGCCAAATACGGGCACCCACAGTGCTTGAAGCAACTACTGCAG GCTTCCTGCGTGGTGGACGTCGTGGACAGCAGCGGGTGGACTGCCCTACACCATGCAG tggctggtggCTGTCTCTCCTGTTCAGAGGTGCTCTGCTCCTTCAAGGCACATCTAAACCCCCAAGATCGG TCAGGTGCAACACCCCTCATTATAGCAGCTCAGATGTGTCACACAGACCTGTGCCGTCTCCTACTGCAGCAAGGGGCTGCAGCGAATGATCAGGACCTGCAAGGCAG GACGGCCCTGATGCTGGCCTGTGAGGGGGCCAGCCCGGAAACAGTGGAAGTCCTGCTGCAGGGCGGAGCCCAGCCGGGCATCACCGATGCGCTGGGGCAGGACGCGGCTCACTATGGCGCGCTGGCGGGGGACAAGCTCATCCTGCACCTTCTGCAAGAGGCGGCCCagcgcccctccccacccagcg AGGATGACTCAGGCGAGGCGTCATCTCAG aACTCTATGTCCAGCCATGGAAAGCAGGGGGCCCCCAAGAAGCGGAAGGCGCCTCCACCTCCCGCCAGCATCCCCATGCCG GATGATCGAGATGCCTATGAGGAGATCGTGAGGCTGCGCCAGGAGAGGGGCCGCCTCCTGCAGAAGATCCGGGGCCTGGAACAGCACAAGGAACGGAGGCAGCAGGAG TCCCCGGAGGCCAGCTCCCTGCACAGCCTGGAGAGACAG GTGCAAGAGCTGCAGCAGCTGCTGGTGGAGAgacaggaggagaaggagagccTGGGACGGGAGGTGGAGAGTTTGCAGAGCCGGCTGTCCCTGCTGGAG AACGAGCGGGAGAATACTAGCTATGATGTGACCACTCTGCAGGATGAGGAGGGTGAGCTGCCTGACTTTCCAG GGGCCGAGGCGCTGCTGTCCAGGCAACTCAGCCCGTCGGCCCAGGAACGCCTGGCCTCGCTGCAGGAACAGGTGGCTGTGCTCACCAGACAGAACCAGGAACTGATGGAGAAGGTCCAG atCCTGGAGAACTTTGAGAAGGATGAGACACAGATGGAAGTGGAAGCTTCAGCAGAGGTCATCCCTCTTGCCCTCTATGACTCTCTCCGGGCCGAGTTTGACCAGCTGCGCAGGCAGCACGCTGAGGCCCTGCAGGCACTGAGGCAGCAGGAGACACGAGAGGTCCCCAGAGAAGAGAGGGCAGCCTATGGGGAGAGTGAGGGTGTTGGAGCCACAGCCACCAAAAACGGGCCAACCCACATGGAGCTAAATGGCTCAGTGGCTCCAGAAACCAAAGTTAATggagctgagaccacagatgaGAAGGCTGCAGGAGATGAAACCATGGAAGCCAGGACTATGGAAGCCACGTCCACGGCAGCTGAGGCCACGGGAGCCACGGCCACAGAGACAAAACCCACAGGGGCTGAGGTCAGAGAAATGGAGACTgtagaagaggaagcaaacatggAAACTAAGCCCACAGGAGtgcagaccacagacacagaggcCACAGGAGTGGAGGCCATGGGAGTGGAggccacaaaaacaaaagcagaggaAGCAGAAGTGTTGGCCTGCAGAGTGGGTGCTGGGCAACCAGAGCCCCCAGTCACAGGGACCACAAACATGGAGGCCACAGGCTCTAGGGCCACGGGGGTAGAAGCCACAGGATTCGGTGCCACAGGTGTAGAGAACCCCGGGGTAGAGGCCATGGCCCCGGGGGTCTCTGCTGGCCCTGTCCTACATCCTGGTGCTGCAGAGGCCTCGGAAAAGCTTCAAGTAGAGCTGGAGACCAGGATTCGCGGCTTGGAGGAGGCGCTCCGGCAGCGGGAGCGGGAGGCAGCTGCGGAGCTGGAGGCGGCCCTGGGGAAGTGCGAGGCCGCGGAAGCTGAGGCGGGCCGGCTGCGAGAGCGCGTCCGCGAGGCCGAGGGCAGCGGGGCCAGCGTGGAGAGGGGTGGCGGCGACACTGCACAGCTGCGGGCCGCCCTGGAGCAGGCCCGGGAGGATCTCCGAGACCGGGACTCCCGCCTGCGGGAGCTGGAGGCGGCCTCGGCCTGCCTGGATGAGGCTCGCGCCAGCCGGCTACTCGCCGAGGAGGAGGCCCGGGGCCTGCGGGCGGAGCTGGCCCAGCGGGAGGAGGCGCGGCTGGAGCAGAGCCGGGAGCTGGAGGTGCTGCGGGAGCAGCTGGCCACGGCCAAGGCCACGGGGGAGCAGCAGCGCACAGCGGCCGCGGAGCTGGGCCGGGCACGGGACGCGGCCGAAGCCCGAGTGGCTGAGCTGGCTGCGGCCTGCGAGGAGGCGCGGCAGGGCCTGGCCGAGCTGCGGGAGGCCTCCGAGGCCCTCCGCCAGTCCGTGGTGCCGGCCACTGAGCACCGCCGGCTGCAGGAGGAGGCCCTGGAGCTGCGGGGCCGGGCAGCCAGTCTGGAGCAGGAGGTGGTGGCCACGGGCAAGGAGGCCGCCCGGCTGCGCGCGGAGCTGGAGCGGGAGCGTGTGTGCAGCGTGGCTCTCTCCGAGCACGAACGCATCGTGGGCGTCCTGCAGGCCAACGTGGCACAGCTGGaggggcagctggaggagctgggaCGGCGGCATGAGAAGACCAGTGCAGAGGTCTTCCAG GTGCAGCGTGAGGCCCTGTTCATGAAGAGTGAGCGACATGCCGCCGAGGCGCAGCTGGCCACAGCAGAGCAGCAGCTACGGGGGCTACGGACCGAAGCGGAAAGGGCTCGCCAGGCCCAGAGCCGGGCCCAGGAGGCTCTGGACAAGGCCAAGGAGAAGGACAAGAAG ATCACAGAACTCTCCAAAGAAGTCTTCAGTCTTAAGGAGGCCTTGAAGGAGCAGCCGGCCGCCCTGGCCACCCCCGAGGTGGAGGCCCTCCGTGACCAGGTGAAGGATTTACAGCAGCAGCTGCAG GAAGCTGCCAGGGACCACTCCAGCGTGGTGGCTTTGTACAGAAGCCACCTCCTCTACGCCATTCAG GGCCAGATGGATGAAGACGTGCAGCAGATTCTCAGCCAGATTCTGCAGATGCAGAGACTCCAGGCTCAGGGCCGCTGA
- the ANKRD24 gene encoding ankyrin repeat domain-containing protein 24 isoform X23: MEGLRLSPTDLGSCPPCGPCPIPKPAARGRRQSQDWGKSDERLLQAVENNDAPRVATLIARKGLVPTKLDPEGKSAFHLAAMRGAASCLEVMIAHGANVMSTDGAGYNALHLAAKYGHPQCLKQLLQASCVVDVVDSSGWTALHHAVAGGCLSCSEVLCSFKAHLNPQDRSGATPLIIAAQMCHTDLCRLLLQQGAAANDQDLQGRTALMLACEGASPETVEVLLQGGAQPGITDALGQDAAHYGALAGDKLILHLLQEAAQRPSPPSEDDSGEASSQNSMSSHGKQGAPKKRKAPPPPASIPMPDDRDAYEEIVRLRQERGRLLQKIRGLEQHKERRQQELSVHCCSQVQELQQLLVERQEEKESLGREVESLQSRLSLLENERENTSYDVTTLQDEEGELPDFPGAEALLSRQLSPSAQERLASLQEQVAVLTRQNQELMEKVQILENFEKDETQMEVEASAEVIPLALYDSLRAEFDQLRRQHAEALQALRQQETREVPREERAAYGESEGVGATATKNGPTHMELNGSVAPETKVNGAETTDEKAAGDETMEARTMEATSTAAEATGATATETKPTGAEVREMETVEEEANMETKPTGVQTTDTEATGVEAMGVEATKTKAEEAEVLACRVGAGQPEPPVTGTTNMEATGSRATGVEATGFGATGVENPGVEAMAPGVSAGPVLHPGAAEASEKLQVELETRIRGLEEALRQREREAAAELEAALGKCEAAEAEAGRLRERVREAEGSGASVERGGGDTAQLRAALEQAREDLRDRDSRLRELEAASACLDEARASRLLAEEEARGLRAELAQREEARLEQSRELEVLREQLATAKATGEQQRTAAAELGRARDAAEARVAELAAACEEARQGLAELREASEALRQSVVPATEHRRLQEEALELRGRAASLEQEVVATGKEAARLRAELERERVCSVALSEHERIVGVLQANVAQLEGQLEELGRRHEKTSAEVFQVQREALFMKSERHAAEAQLATAEQQLRGLRTEAERARQAQSRAQEALDKAKEKDKKITELSKEVFSLKEALKEQPAALATPEVEALRDQVKDLQQQLQEAARDHSSVVALYRSHLLYAIQGQMDEDVQQILSQILQMQRLQAQGR, encoded by the exons CTGCGGCTCAGCCCCACTGACCTTGGCTCCTGCCCGCCCTGCGGCCCCTGCCCCATCCCGAAGCCGGCAGCCAGAGGCAGGCGCCAG AGTCAAGACTGGGGCAAGAGTGACGAGAGGCTGCTACAAGCTGTGGAAAACAACGATGCACCTCGGGTGGCCACCCTCATCGCCCGCAAGGGACTGGTGCCCACGAAGCTAGACCCCGAGGGCAAGTCCGC GTTCCACCTGGCAGCCATGCGGGGTGCAGCCAGCTGTCTGGAGGTGATGATAGCTCATGGTGCCAATGTCATGAGCACAGATGGGGCAG gTTACAATGCCCTCCACCTGGCCGCCAAATACGGGCACCCACAGTGCTTGAAGCAACTACTGCAG GCTTCCTGCGTGGTGGACGTCGTGGACAGCAGCGGGTGGACTGCCCTACACCATGCAG tggctggtggCTGTCTCTCCTGTTCAGAGGTGCTCTGCTCCTTCAAGGCACATCTAAACCCCCAAGATCGG TCAGGTGCAACACCCCTCATTATAGCAGCTCAGATGTGTCACACAGACCTGTGCCGTCTCCTACTGCAGCAAGGGGCTGCAGCGAATGATCAGGACCTGCAAGGCAG GACGGCCCTGATGCTGGCCTGTGAGGGGGCCAGCCCGGAAACAGTGGAAGTCCTGCTGCAGGGCGGAGCCCAGCCGGGCATCACCGATGCGCTGGGGCAGGACGCGGCTCACTATGGCGCGCTGGCGGGGGACAAGCTCATCCTGCACCTTCTGCAAGAGGCGGCCCagcgcccctccccacccagcg AGGATGACTCAGGCGAGGCGTCATCTCAG aACTCTATGTCCAGCCATGGAAAGCAGGGGGCCCCCAAGAAGCGGAAGGCGCCTCCACCTCCCGCCAGCATCCCCATGCCG GATGATCGAGATGCCTATGAGGAGATCGTGAGGCTGCGCCAGGAGAGGGGCCGCCTCCTGCAGAAGATCCGGGGCCTGGAACAGCACAAGGAACGGAGGCAGCAGGAG CTGAGCGTCCACTGCTGCTCACAGGTGCAAGAGCTGCAGCAGCTGCTGGTGGAGAgacaggaggagaaggagagccTGGGACGGGAGGTGGAGAGTTTGCAGAGCCGGCTGTCCCTGCTGGAG AACGAGCGGGAGAATACTAGCTATGATGTGACCACTCTGCAGGATGAGGAGGGTGAGCTGCCTGACTTTCCAG GGGCCGAGGCGCTGCTGTCCAGGCAACTCAGCCCGTCGGCCCAGGAACGCCTGGCCTCGCTGCAGGAACAGGTGGCTGTGCTCACCAGACAGAACCAGGAACTGATGGAGAAGGTCCAG atCCTGGAGAACTTTGAGAAGGATGAGACACAGATGGAAGTGGAAGCTTCAGCAGAGGTCATCCCTCTTGCCCTCTATGACTCTCTCCGGGCCGAGTTTGACCAGCTGCGCAGGCAGCACGCTGAGGCCCTGCAGGCACTGAGGCAGCAGGAGACACGAGAGGTCCCCAGAGAAGAGAGGGCAGCCTATGGGGAGAGTGAGGGTGTTGGAGCCACAGCCACCAAAAACGGGCCAACCCACATGGAGCTAAATGGCTCAGTGGCTCCAGAAACCAAAGTTAATggagctgagaccacagatgaGAAGGCTGCAGGAGATGAAACCATGGAAGCCAGGACTATGGAAGCCACGTCCACGGCAGCTGAGGCCACGGGAGCCACGGCCACAGAGACAAAACCCACAGGGGCTGAGGTCAGAGAAATGGAGACTgtagaagaggaagcaaacatggAAACTAAGCCCACAGGAGtgcagaccacagacacagaggcCACAGGAGTGGAGGCCATGGGAGTGGAggccacaaaaacaaaagcagaggaAGCAGAAGTGTTGGCCTGCAGAGTGGGTGCTGGGCAACCAGAGCCCCCAGTCACAGGGACCACAAACATGGAGGCCACAGGCTCTAGGGCCACGGGGGTAGAAGCCACAGGATTCGGTGCCACAGGTGTAGAGAACCCCGGGGTAGAGGCCATGGCCCCGGGGGTCTCTGCTGGCCCTGTCCTACATCCTGGTGCTGCAGAGGCCTCGGAAAAGCTTCAAGTAGAGCTGGAGACCAGGATTCGCGGCTTGGAGGAGGCGCTCCGGCAGCGGGAGCGGGAGGCAGCTGCGGAGCTGGAGGCGGCCCTGGGGAAGTGCGAGGCCGCGGAAGCTGAGGCGGGCCGGCTGCGAGAGCGCGTCCGCGAGGCCGAGGGCAGCGGGGCCAGCGTGGAGAGGGGTGGCGGCGACACTGCACAGCTGCGGGCCGCCCTGGAGCAGGCCCGGGAGGATCTCCGAGACCGGGACTCCCGCCTGCGGGAGCTGGAGGCGGCCTCGGCCTGCCTGGATGAGGCTCGCGCCAGCCGGCTACTCGCCGAGGAGGAGGCCCGGGGCCTGCGGGCGGAGCTGGCCCAGCGGGAGGAGGCGCGGCTGGAGCAGAGCCGGGAGCTGGAGGTGCTGCGGGAGCAGCTGGCCACGGCCAAGGCCACGGGGGAGCAGCAGCGCACAGCGGCCGCGGAGCTGGGCCGGGCACGGGACGCGGCCGAAGCCCGAGTGGCTGAGCTGGCTGCGGCCTGCGAGGAGGCGCGGCAGGGCCTGGCCGAGCTGCGGGAGGCCTCCGAGGCCCTCCGCCAGTCCGTGGTGCCGGCCACTGAGCACCGCCGGCTGCAGGAGGAGGCCCTGGAGCTGCGGGGCCGGGCAGCCAGTCTGGAGCAGGAGGTGGTGGCCACGGGCAAGGAGGCCGCCCGGCTGCGCGCGGAGCTGGAGCGGGAGCGTGTGTGCAGCGTGGCTCTCTCCGAGCACGAACGCATCGTGGGCGTCCTGCAGGCCAACGTGGCACAGCTGGaggggcagctggaggagctgggaCGGCGGCATGAGAAGACCAGTGCAGAGGTCTTCCAG GTGCAGCGTGAGGCCCTGTTCATGAAGAGTGAGCGACATGCCGCCGAGGCGCAGCTGGCCACAGCAGAGCAGCAGCTACGGGGGCTACGGACCGAAGCGGAAAGGGCTCGCCAGGCCCAGAGCCGGGCCCAGGAGGCTCTGGACAAGGCCAAGGAGAAGGACAAGAAG ATCACAGAACTCTCCAAAGAAGTCTTCAGTCTTAAGGAGGCCTTGAAGGAGCAGCCGGCCGCCCTGGCCACCCCCGAGGTGGAGGCCCTCCGTGACCAGGTGAAGGATTTACAGCAGCAGCTGCAG GAAGCTGCCAGGGACCACTCCAGCGTGGTGGCTTTGTACAGAAGCCACCTCCTCTACGCCATTCAG GGCCAGATGGATGAAGACGTGCAGCAGATTCTCAGCCAGATTCTGCAGATGCAGAGACTCCAGGCTCAGGGCCGCTGA
- the ANKRD24 gene encoding ankyrin repeat domain-containing protein 24 isoform X27 has protein sequence MKTLRARFKKTESQDWGKSDERLLQAVENNDAPRVATLIARKGLVPTKLDPEGKSAFHLAAMRGAASCLEVMIAHGANVMSTDGAGYNALHLAAKYGHPQCLKQLLQASCVVDVVDSSGWTALHHAVAGGCLSCSEVLCSFKAHLNPQDRSGATPLIIAAQMCHTDLCRLLLQQGAAANDQDLQGRTALMLACEGASPETVEVLLQGGAQPGITDALGQDAAHYGALAGDKLILHLLQEAAQRPSPPSEDDSGEASSQNSMSSHGKQGAPKKRKAPPPPASIPMPDDRDAYEEIVRLRQERGRLLQKIRGLEQHKERRQQESPEASSLHSLERQVQELQQLLVERQEEKESLGREVESLQSRLSLLENERENTSYDVTTLQDEEGELPDFPGAEALLSRQLSPSAQERLASLQEQVAVLTRQNQELMEKVQILENFEKDETQMEVEASAEVIPLALYDSLRAEFDQLRRQHAEALQALRQQETREVPREERAAYGESEGVGATATKNGPTHMELNGSVAPETKVNGAETTDEKAAGDETMEARTMEATSTAAEATGATATETKPTGAEVREMETVEEEANMETKPTGVQTTDTEATGVEAMGVEATKTKAEEAEVLACRVGAGQPEPPVTGTTNMEATGSRATGVEATGFGATGVENPGVEAMAPGVSAGPVLHPGAAEASEKLQVELETRIRGLEEALRQREREAAAELEAALGKCEAAEAEAGRLRERVREAEGSGASVERGGGDTAQLRAALEQAREDLRDRDSRLRELEAASACLDEARASRLLAEEEARGLRAELAQREEARLEQSRELEVLREQLATAKATGEQQRTAAAELGRARDAAEARVAELAAACEEARQGLAELREASEALRQSVVPATEHRRLQEEALELRGRAASLEQEVVATGKEAARLRAELERERVCSVALSEHERIVGVLQANVAQLEGQLEELGRRHEKTSAEVFQVQREALFMKSERHAAEAQLATAEQQLRGLRTEAERARQAQSRAQEALDKAKEKDKKITELSKEVFSLKEALKEQPAALATPEVEALRDQVKDLQQQLQEAARDHSSVVALYRSHLLYAIQGQMDEDVQQILSQILQMQRLQAQGR, from the exons AGTCAAGACTGGGGCAAGAGTGACGAGAGGCTGCTACAAGCTGTGGAAAACAACGATGCACCTCGGGTGGCCACCCTCATCGCCCGCAAGGGACTGGTGCCCACGAAGCTAGACCCCGAGGGCAAGTCCGC GTTCCACCTGGCAGCCATGCGGGGTGCAGCCAGCTGTCTGGAGGTGATGATAGCTCATGGTGCCAATGTCATGAGCACAGATGGGGCAG gTTACAATGCCCTCCACCTGGCCGCCAAATACGGGCACCCACAGTGCTTGAAGCAACTACTGCAG GCTTCCTGCGTGGTGGACGTCGTGGACAGCAGCGGGTGGACTGCCCTACACCATGCAG tggctggtggCTGTCTCTCCTGTTCAGAGGTGCTCTGCTCCTTCAAGGCACATCTAAACCCCCAAGATCGG TCAGGTGCAACACCCCTCATTATAGCAGCTCAGATGTGTCACACAGACCTGTGCCGTCTCCTACTGCAGCAAGGGGCTGCAGCGAATGATCAGGACCTGCAAGGCAG GACGGCCCTGATGCTGGCCTGTGAGGGGGCCAGCCCGGAAACAGTGGAAGTCCTGCTGCAGGGCGGAGCCCAGCCGGGCATCACCGATGCGCTGGGGCAGGACGCGGCTCACTATGGCGCGCTGGCGGGGGACAAGCTCATCCTGCACCTTCTGCAAGAGGCGGCCCagcgcccctccccacccagcg AGGATGACTCAGGCGAGGCGTCATCTCAG aACTCTATGTCCAGCCATGGAAAGCAGGGGGCCCCCAAGAAGCGGAAGGCGCCTCCACCTCCCGCCAGCATCCCCATGCCG GATGATCGAGATGCCTATGAGGAGATCGTGAGGCTGCGCCAGGAGAGGGGCCGCCTCCTGCAGAAGATCCGGGGCCTGGAACAGCACAAGGAACGGAGGCAGCAGGAG TCCCCGGAGGCCAGCTCCCTGCACAGCCTGGAGAGACAG GTGCAAGAGCTGCAGCAGCTGCTGGTGGAGAgacaggaggagaaggagagccTGGGACGGGAGGTGGAGAGTTTGCAGAGCCGGCTGTCCCTGCTGGAG AACGAGCGGGAGAATACTAGCTATGATGTGACCACTCTGCAGGATGAGGAGGGTGAGCTGCCTGACTTTCCAG GGGCCGAGGCGCTGCTGTCCAGGCAACTCAGCCCGTCGGCCCAGGAACGCCTGGCCTCGCTGCAGGAACAGGTGGCTGTGCTCACCAGACAGAACCAGGAACTGATGGAGAAGGTCCAG atCCTGGAGAACTTTGAGAAGGATGAGACACAGATGGAAGTGGAAGCTTCAGCAGAGGTCATCCCTCTTGCCCTCTATGACTCTCTCCGGGCCGAGTTTGACCAGCTGCGCAGGCAGCACGCTGAGGCCCTGCAGGCACTGAGGCAGCAGGAGACACGAGAGGTCCCCAGAGAAGAGAGGGCAGCCTATGGGGAGAGTGAGGGTGTTGGAGCCACAGCCACCAAAAACGGGCCAACCCACATGGAGCTAAATGGCTCAGTGGCTCCAGAAACCAAAGTTAATggagctgagaccacagatgaGAAGGCTGCAGGAGATGAAACCATGGAAGCCAGGACTATGGAAGCCACGTCCACGGCAGCTGAGGCCACGGGAGCCACGGCCACAGAGACAAAACCCACAGGGGCTGAGGTCAGAGAAATGGAGACTgtagaagaggaagcaaacatggAAACTAAGCCCACAGGAGtgcagaccacagacacagaggcCACAGGAGTGGAGGCCATGGGAGTGGAggccacaaaaacaaaagcagaggaAGCAGAAGTGTTGGCCTGCAGAGTGGGTGCTGGGCAACCAGAGCCCCCAGTCACAGGGACCACAAACATGGAGGCCACAGGCTCTAGGGCCACGGGGGTAGAAGCCACAGGATTCGGTGCCACAGGTGTAGAGAACCCCGGGGTAGAGGCCATGGCCCCGGGGGTCTCTGCTGGCCCTGTCCTACATCCTGGTGCTGCAGAGGCCTCGGAAAAGCTTCAAGTAGAGCTGGAGACCAGGATTCGCGGCTTGGAGGAGGCGCTCCGGCAGCGGGAGCGGGAGGCAGCTGCGGAGCTGGAGGCGGCCCTGGGGAAGTGCGAGGCCGCGGAAGCTGAGGCGGGCCGGCTGCGAGAGCGCGTCCGCGAGGCCGAGGGCAGCGGGGCCAGCGTGGAGAGGGGTGGCGGCGACACTGCACAGCTGCGGGCCGCCCTGGAGCAGGCCCGGGAGGATCTCCGAGACCGGGACTCCCGCCTGCGGGAGCTGGAGGCGGCCTCGGCCTGCCTGGATGAGGCTCGCGCCAGCCGGCTACTCGCCGAGGAGGAGGCCCGGGGCCTGCGGGCGGAGCTGGCCCAGCGGGAGGAGGCGCGGCTGGAGCAGAGCCGGGAGCTGGAGGTGCTGCGGGAGCAGCTGGCCACGGCCAAGGCCACGGGGGAGCAGCAGCGCACAGCGGCCGCGGAGCTGGGCCGGGCACGGGACGCGGCCGAAGCCCGAGTGGCTGAGCTGGCTGCGGCCTGCGAGGAGGCGCGGCAGGGCCTGGCCGAGCTGCGGGAGGCCTCCGAGGCCCTCCGCCAGTCCGTGGTGCCGGCCACTGAGCACCGCCGGCTGCAGGAGGAGGCCCTGGAGCTGCGGGGCCGGGCAGCCAGTCTGGAGCAGGAGGTGGTGGCCACGGGCAAGGAGGCCGCCCGGCTGCGCGCGGAGCTGGAGCGGGAGCGTGTGTGCAGCGTGGCTCTCTCCGAGCACGAACGCATCGTGGGCGTCCTGCAGGCCAACGTGGCACAGCTGGaggggcagctggaggagctgggaCGGCGGCATGAGAAGACCAGTGCAGAGGTCTTCCAG GTGCAGCGTGAGGCCCTGTTCATGAAGAGTGAGCGACATGCCGCCGAGGCGCAGCTGGCCACAGCAGAGCAGCAGCTACGGGGGCTACGGACCGAAGCGGAAAGGGCTCGCCAGGCCCAGAGCCGGGCCCAGGAGGCTCTGGACAAGGCCAAGGAGAAGGACAAGAAG ATCACAGAACTCTCCAAAGAAGTCTTCAGTCTTAAGGAGGCCTTGAAGGAGCAGCCGGCCGCCCTGGCCACCCCCGAGGTGGAGGCCCTCCGTGACCAGGTGAAGGATTTACAGCAGCAGCTGCAG GAAGCTGCCAGGGACCACTCCAGCGTGGTGGCTTTGTACAGAAGCCACCTCCTCTACGCCATTCAG GGCCAGATGGATGAAGACGTGCAGCAGATTCTCAGCCAGATTCTGCAGATGCAGAGACTCCAGGCTCAGGGCCGCTGA